One genomic segment of Myxococcus xanthus includes these proteins:
- a CDS encoding ammonium transporter, with product MKKWFAMALLVGVGVTGLLVEPAAQLKQGGPIDTSDTAWILTATALVLLMTPGLSFFYGGMVRLKNVVSTLLQSFIAMAVISLIWVVVGFSLCFGDSFHGLIGDPRTFFMFSGVGGETHPDLAPTIPLMLFALFQLKFAIITPALITGAFAERVRFKAYVLFMVLFTLVIYAPLAHWTWHPEGFLRQWGVLDFAGGTVVHMSAGFAALAGALVLGRRKVHVENTTHAPANIPFVMLGTGMLWFGWFGFNAGSAMSASSLATLAFATTNTASAAAMLGWIAFDWLRGRKPSAMGACIGAVVGLVAVTPAAGFITVGQSIFVGLVASFVSNAAVHFKNRTPVDDTLDVFPCHGLGGVVGMVLTGVLAKDVGLIHGETRTFMMHMLALVLVSVFSFAGSFLLYKLVDRIVPLRVTREHEEEGLDLSQHGETVGESIIAAAPQPALTATTAVATEPAPDASRLPQPA from the coding sequence ATGAAGAAGTGGTTCGCGATGGCCCTTCTCGTGGGTGTGGGTGTGACGGGGTTGCTGGTCGAACCGGCGGCGCAGTTGAAGCAAGGGGGGCCCATCGACACCTCGGACACGGCGTGGATCCTCACAGCCACGGCGCTGGTCCTGCTGATGACGCCGGGACTGTCCTTCTTCTACGGCGGCATGGTGCGGCTGAAGAACGTGGTGTCCACGCTGCTGCAGAGCTTCATCGCCATGGCGGTCATCAGCCTGATCTGGGTGGTGGTGGGCTTCAGCCTGTGCTTCGGCGACAGCTTCCATGGGCTCATCGGCGACCCGCGAACCTTCTTCATGTTCAGCGGCGTGGGCGGTGAGACGCACCCGGACCTGGCACCCACCATCCCCTTGATGCTGTTCGCGCTGTTCCAGCTCAAGTTCGCCATCATCACCCCGGCGCTCATCACCGGCGCGTTCGCGGAGCGCGTGCGCTTCAAGGCGTACGTGCTCTTCATGGTGCTCTTCACGCTCGTCATCTACGCGCCGCTGGCGCACTGGACGTGGCACCCGGAGGGCTTCCTCCGTCAGTGGGGCGTGCTCGACTTCGCGGGCGGCACGGTGGTGCACATGTCCGCGGGCTTCGCGGCGCTGGCTGGCGCGCTGGTGCTGGGCCGCCGCAAGGTGCACGTGGAGAACACGACGCACGCGCCCGCCAACATCCCCTTCGTGATGCTGGGCACGGGCATGCTGTGGTTCGGCTGGTTCGGCTTCAACGCGGGCTCGGCGATGTCGGCCTCGTCGCTGGCCACGCTGGCCTTCGCCACCACCAACACGGCGTCCGCGGCGGCGATGCTGGGATGGATTGCCTTCGACTGGCTGCGCGGCCGCAAGCCCAGCGCCATGGGCGCGTGCATCGGCGCGGTGGTGGGCCTGGTCGCGGTGACGCCCGCGGCCGGCTTCATCACCGTGGGGCAGAGCATCTTCGTGGGTCTGGTCGCCAGCTTCGTGAGCAACGCGGCGGTGCACTTCAAGAACCGCACCCCCGTTGATGACACGCTGGACGTCTTCCCCTGCCACGGACTGGGCGGCGTGGTGGGCATGGTGCTGACGGGCGTGCTGGCCAAGGACGTGGGCCTCATCCACGGCGAGACGCGCACCTTCATGATGCACATGCTGGCGCTGGTGCTGGTGTCGGTGTTCTCCTTCGCCGGCTCGTTCCTGCTCTACAAGTTGGTGGACCGCATCGTCCCGCTGCGCGTCACCCGCGAGCACGAGGAAGAAGGCCTGGACCTGAGCCAGCACGGCGAGACGGTGGGCGAGTCCATCATCGCGGCCGCGCCACAGCCCGCGCTCACCGCGACGACGGCGGTCGCCACCGAGCCAGCGCCGGACGCATCCCGCCTGCCTCAGCCAGCCTGA
- a CDS encoding GNAT family N-acetyltransferase, translated as MPKAKTPKPPDSLEVRVRRIHRRDLNRTWEFLKLVFRDVNRETVEYQRPRSKRRFLEVYTSEWIEQLLYEVDGSIVGYSECAFEATGDDNWVNPRWFEKRGMRPLFVEELAVHPDYQGRGVGSFMLDQLQHLARTRGCTHLVLEVAENNESALTWYRTRSFYKLDAAIFMAQKVPGEPDLLPPRRLKRRQKPTVETGTPSTGPMPETAPTRAAARKGRAPAARKKSS; from the coding sequence ATGCCGAAGGCCAAGACTCCCAAACCCCCGGACTCACTCGAAGTCCGAGTGCGCCGCATCCACAGGCGGGACCTGAACCGGACCTGGGAGTTCCTCAAGCTCGTCTTCCGGGACGTGAACCGGGAGACGGTGGAATACCAGCGGCCTCGCTCCAAGCGGCGATTCCTGGAGGTCTACACCTCGGAGTGGATCGAACAGCTCCTCTATGAGGTGGACGGCAGCATCGTCGGTTACTCGGAGTGCGCCTTCGAGGCCACCGGGGACGACAACTGGGTGAACCCCCGCTGGTTCGAGAAGCGGGGCATGCGGCCGCTCTTTGTGGAGGAGCTGGCGGTGCACCCGGACTACCAGGGGCGGGGCGTGGGCAGCTTCATGTTGGATCAGCTCCAGCACCTGGCCCGGACGCGGGGCTGTACGCACCTGGTCCTGGAGGTGGCGGAGAACAACGAGTCCGCCCTGACGTGGTACCGGACGCGGAGCTTCTACAAGCTGGATGCCGCCATCTTCATGGCGCAGAAGGTGCCCGGCGAACCGGACCTGCTGCCGCCGCGCCGGTTGAAGCGCCGGCAGAAGCCCACCGTGGAGACGGGGACGCCCTCGACGGGCCCCATGCCGGAAACCGCGCCCACCCGGGCCGCGGCACGCAAGGGGCGCGCGCCCGCGGCGAGGAAGAAGAGCAGCTGA
- a CDS encoding serine/threonine protein kinase, protein MTLPADGDLRIDEVLRNTYRIVSLLGRGGMGSVYLAQHLRLPGKQVAVKVLRGGDHLTPEIFARFRREAEIASRLGHPNIVEVLDYDTLENGNPFLVLEYLRGESLQERLARGRLPMEDVVSFTRQMGSALQAAHGAGVIHRDLKPANVFLVPTDSGGVVGERVKLLDFGISKVLSSTTVQTQEATIIGTPQYMSPEQAQGKNRDIDARTDVFALGCIVYEMMAGKPVFGSGSLAQMIFRVVYEPPEPLAPLCPEATPEAISAVMRALAKGVDERYPDVSSFIEDLTGTPLHSLSTTAGNQPAPRPQAPASGIALPSTDPASLSATVPPGSLKVAPDTGREGFDSTMAPGTGQQGFSPSTTGQMGVAQAQGFSPSATGQMGVAQLSAASLIDPPGLEPTLISKQLPAIPVPERPAQHHTAVSVPVPIPGAAEADAAAALVSAPSTPVSPPPAAKGRGAFIGATAAVLLASSVGLVWWMKGGTSGTGSPTTPVADARAPQDARQANGAQQTNGQQANGTQANGTQANGTQQTNGTEQANGTEQANGTEQANGTQTPPDTENPQQVVVATVTPPDKPTSRPVTRPEPKEELPEQVRKLLKEGESALASGDASRAIALARSSQRTKRSIAAYSLLTRAYCQQKDLGGAVSEWPKVASAERAKVKKFCQKHDIEL, encoded by the coding sequence ATGACCCTACCCGCTGACGGTGACCTCCGCATTGATGAGGTCCTGCGGAATACGTACAGGATTGTCTCCCTACTGGGACGGGGAGGAATGGGCTCGGTGTACCTGGCCCAACACCTGCGGCTTCCCGGCAAGCAGGTCGCGGTCAAGGTGCTGCGTGGCGGCGACCACCTGACGCCCGAAATCTTCGCGCGCTTCCGCCGGGAGGCGGAGATTGCCTCGCGGCTGGGCCACCCCAACATCGTCGAGGTGCTCGACTACGACACCCTGGAGAACGGCAACCCGTTCCTGGTGCTGGAGTACCTGCGCGGTGAGAGCCTCCAGGAGCGCCTGGCGCGCGGACGCCTGCCCATGGAGGACGTGGTCTCCTTCACCCGGCAGATGGGCTCGGCGCTCCAGGCGGCGCACGGCGCGGGCGTCATCCACCGCGACCTCAAGCCAGCCAACGTGTTCCTGGTGCCCACCGACTCCGGTGGCGTGGTGGGCGAGCGCGTGAAGCTGCTCGACTTCGGCATCTCCAAGGTCCTCAGCTCCACGACGGTGCAGACGCAGGAGGCGACCATCATCGGGACGCCTCAGTACATGTCACCGGAGCAGGCCCAGGGGAAGAACCGGGACATCGACGCGCGCACGGATGTCTTCGCGCTGGGGTGCATCGTCTACGAGATGATGGCCGGCAAACCCGTGTTCGGCTCAGGCAGCCTCGCCCAGATGATCTTCCGCGTCGTCTATGAGCCGCCCGAACCGCTGGCCCCGCTCTGTCCCGAGGCCACGCCGGAGGCCATCTCCGCGGTGATGCGCGCGCTCGCCAAGGGCGTGGACGAGCGCTACCCGGACGTCTCCTCCTTCATCGAGGACTTGACGGGCACGCCGCTGCACTCGCTGTCCACCACGGCGGGCAATCAGCCCGCCCCGCGCCCCCAGGCCCCGGCGTCCGGAATCGCGCTGCCCTCCACGGACCCGGCCTCACTCTCCGCCACCGTCCCGCCCGGAAGCCTGAAGGTGGCACCGGACACGGGCCGCGAGGGCTTCGATTCCACGATGGCGCCCGGCACCGGCCAGCAGGGCTTCAGTCCATCCACCACGGGGCAGATGGGCGTGGCGCAGGCGCAGGGCTTCAGTCCATCCGCCACGGGGCAGATGGGCGTGGCGCAGTTGTCCGCCGCATCGCTCATCGACCCGCCTGGCCTGGAGCCCACGCTCATCTCAAAGCAGCTTCCGGCCATTCCCGTGCCGGAACGCCCCGCTCAGCACCACACGGCCGTGAGCGTTCCCGTGCCCATCCCGGGCGCCGCCGAGGCCGATGCCGCCGCCGCGCTGGTGTCCGCTCCGTCCACGCCGGTCTCGCCGCCCCCTGCGGCAAAGGGGCGCGGTGCATTCATCGGCGCCACCGCGGCGGTCCTGCTGGCATCCAGCGTGGGACTCGTCTGGTGGATGAAGGGTGGGACCTCCGGCACGGGCTCGCCCACGACGCCCGTGGCAGACGCCCGCGCGCCCCAGGACGCGCGGCAGGCCAACGGTGCGCAGCAGACCAACGGCCAGCAGGCCAACGGCACGCAGGCAAACGGCACGCAGGCAAACGGCACGCAGCAGACAAACGGCACTGAGCAGGCCAACGGCACTGAGCAGGCCAACGGCACTGAGCAGGCCAACGGCACGCAGACTCCGCCGGACACAGAGAACCCGCAGCAGGTGGTGGTGGCCACTGTCACCCCGCCCGACAAGCCGACCTCTCGCCCGGTGACGCGTCCCGAGCCCAAGGAAGAACTTCCCGAGCAGGTCCGCAAGCTGTTGAAGGAAGGAGAAAGCGCGTTGGCCTCGGGTGACGCCAGCCGAGCCATCGCGCTGGCACGCAGCAGCCAGCGCACGAAGCGCTCCATCGCGGCGTATTCGCTGCTCACCCGCGCATACTGCCAGCAGAAGGACCTGGGCGGTGCGGTCAGCGAGTGGCCCAAGGTCGCGTCAGCGGAGCGTGCCAAGGTCAAGAAGTTCTGCCAGAAGCACGACATCGAGCTCTGA
- a CDS encoding L-serine ammonia-lyase — protein MAVSVFDLFKIGIGPSSSHTVGPMRAARMFARKLADTGVLERLTRLKVELFGSLGATGKGHGSDKAVVLGLMGETPEAVDVEAVPAIISRWRAEGRVALLGQREVTFRDGEHLVMHRRRSLPFHPNGMRFTASGADGAELASTAYYSVGGGFIVDESAAAAGKDPLSKDTTPLPFPFHSAAELLAHCERERMSFSSLMLANEKTWRDEAEIRAGLLRVWDVMQACVRRGCTSGGILPGGLKVERRAAGMYQKLISRPEAGLTNPLTVLDWVNLYALAVNEENAAGGRVVTAPTNGAAGIIPAVLHYYWRFVPGANEDGVVRFLLTAGAIGVLYKENASISGAEVGCQGEVGSACSMAAGALTEVMGGTPLQVENAAEIAMEHNLGLTCDPIGGLVQVPCIERNAMASVKAINATRMALHGDGRHFVSLDKVIRTMRDTGRDMKDKYKETARGGLAANVLEVANLSVGLPEC, from the coding sequence ATGGCCGTCAGCGTCTTCGACCTCTTCAAGATTGGAATCGGACCCTCCAGCTCGCACACCGTCGGGCCCATGCGAGCGGCGCGCATGTTCGCCCGGAAGCTGGCGGACACGGGCGTGCTGGAGCGGCTCACCCGGCTCAAGGTGGAGCTGTTCGGCTCGCTGGGCGCGACGGGCAAGGGCCACGGCAGCGACAAGGCCGTGGTGCTGGGCCTGATGGGCGAGACACCGGAGGCCGTGGACGTGGAGGCCGTGCCCGCCATCATTTCCCGCTGGCGCGCGGAAGGCCGCGTGGCGCTGCTCGGTCAGCGCGAGGTGACGTTCCGAGACGGCGAGCACCTGGTCATGCACCGCCGCCGCTCGCTGCCCTTCCATCCCAACGGCATGCGCTTCACCGCCTCCGGCGCGGACGGCGCGGAGCTGGCATCGACCGCCTACTACTCCGTGGGTGGCGGCTTCATCGTCGACGAGTCCGCCGCCGCGGCGGGCAAGGACCCGCTGAGCAAGGACACCACGCCGCTGCCCTTCCCTTTCCACTCCGCCGCCGAGCTGCTGGCCCACTGCGAGCGCGAGCGCATGAGCTTCAGCTCGCTCATGCTCGCCAACGAGAAGACCTGGCGCGACGAGGCGGAGATTCGCGCCGGGCTGCTGCGCGTCTGGGACGTGATGCAGGCCTGCGTGCGCCGTGGCTGCACCAGCGGCGGCATCCTCCCCGGTGGCCTCAAGGTGGAGCGCCGCGCCGCGGGCATGTACCAGAAGCTCATCAGCCGTCCCGAGGCCGGCCTCACCAACCCGCTCACCGTGCTGGACTGGGTGAACCTCTACGCCCTGGCCGTCAACGAGGAGAACGCGGCGGGAGGCCGCGTCGTCACCGCGCCCACCAACGGCGCCGCGGGCATCATCCCCGCCGTCCTGCACTACTACTGGCGCTTCGTGCCCGGCGCGAACGAGGACGGCGTGGTGCGCTTCCTGCTCACCGCCGGTGCCATTGGCGTGCTCTACAAGGAGAACGCCTCCATCAGCGGCGCGGAGGTGGGCTGCCAGGGTGAAGTCGGCAGCGCCTGCTCCATGGCCGCGGGGGCGCTCACGGAGGTCATGGGGGGCACGCCGCTCCAGGTGGAGAACGCGGCGGAGATCGCCATGGAGCACAACCTGGGCCTCACCTGCGACCCCATTGGCGGACTGGTGCAGGTGCCGTGCATCGAGCGCAACGCCATGGCCTCCGTGAAGGCCATCAACGCCACGCGCATGGCCCTCCACGGCGACGGGCGCCACTTCGTCAGCCTGGACAAGGTCATCCGGACGATGCGCGACACCGGCCGCGACATGAAGGACAAGTACAAGGAGACGGCGCGAGGGGGGCTGGCCGCCAACGTGCTGGAGGTGGCCAACCTGAGCGTGGGCCTTCCCGAATGCTGA
- a CDS encoding SRPBCC family protein: MLKKILVGLAAVILLFVGFVVSRPDTFTYQRAAVLPVSADIAFALVNDFRRWTDWSPWDGLDPQQQRTYSGPESGTGAGYAWVGNDQVGEGRMTITESKANEQVTIKLEFIKPFAATNTSTFAFSAAEGGTQVVWAMSGENNFMSKAMSLLMDMEAMIGKDFEKGLATMKDVAVADAKKRAEAEAARVAEEKARAETEAAAAAAPAGEGAPAVAAPAVP; encoded by the coding sequence ATGCTCAAGAAGATTCTCGTCGGCCTCGCCGCCGTCATCCTGCTGTTCGTCGGCTTCGTCGTCAGCCGTCCGGACACGTTCACCTATCAGCGCGCCGCGGTGCTCCCCGTGTCCGCGGACATCGCCTTCGCGCTGGTGAATGACTTCCGTCGCTGGACGGATTGGTCCCCCTGGGACGGTCTGGACCCGCAGCAGCAGCGCACCTACTCGGGCCCGGAGTCAGGCACGGGCGCGGGCTACGCCTGGGTGGGCAATGACCAGGTCGGTGAGGGCCGGATGACCATCACCGAAAGCAAGGCCAACGAGCAGGTCACCATCAAGCTCGAGTTCATCAAGCCCTTCGCCGCCACCAACACCTCCACCTTCGCCTTCAGCGCCGCCGAGGGCGGCACCCAGGTCGTCTGGGCCATGTCCGGCGAGAACAACTTCATGAGCAAGGCGATGAGCCTGCTCATGGACATGGAGGCCATGATTGGGAAGGACTTCGAGAAGGGCCTGGCGACCATGAAGGACGTCGCCGTGGCCGACGCGAAGAAGCGCGCGGAGGCTGAGGCCGCGCGCGTAGCGGAGGAGAAGGCTCGCGCGGAGACCGAGGCCGCCGCTGCTGCTGCCCCGGCCGGGGAAGGTGCTCCCGCCGTGGCCGCGCCCGCCGTGCCGTGA
- a CDS encoding catalase, which produces MKLRKPSAKTRPTTLKSESLEPHRMHAVGKVLTTDQGIPISDTDNSLKAGIRGPTLLEDFHFREKMMRFDHERIPERAVHARGAGAHGYFQVYKSLEKYTQARFLTDPSLRTPVFVRFSTVGGSRGSADTVRDVRGFATKFYTEEGNFDLVGNNMPVFFIQDGIKFPDFVHAVKPEPHNEIPQASSAHDSLWDFVSLVPETTHMIMWLMSDRAIPRSFRMMEGFGVHTFRLVNAAGKANLVKFHWKPLLGNHSLVWDEAQKLSGKDPDFHRRDLWESIERGDFPEYELGLQIIPEGDELKYGFDLLDATKLLPEELAPVQRVGKLTLNRNPDNFFAETEQVAFCVANVVPGIDFTNDPLMQARLFSYLDTQLTRLGGPNFAELPINKPVCPVTNHQQDGFGRQTIPTSRANYHPNSLGGGCPVLANPASAFRHTQERVEGHKIRARSGSFSDHFSQATLFYKSLSRPEQEHLVAALEFEVGKVERVEIRERVVNQILVNVDPELAVRVARAVGVTPPKATRPPKPSKAAGKKAAPSVEVSPALSMENSPHDSIRTRKIAALVSDGFAGKELDGVRKVLEERGATLELVGPTLSPVTSQEGREERPLRTFSTASSVMYDAVYVPGGEKSVAALLRVPLAVDFVREAYVHCKALALSADANTLLDAAGVRDLEAPPSKGLDATRGVVRSAKVETKGFGQLFTESIARRHWEREAPPPA; this is translated from the coding sequence ATGAAACTGCGCAAGCCCTCGGCGAAGACCCGGCCCACCACGCTCAAGAGCGAAAGCCTCGAACCCCACCGGATGCATGCGGTGGGGAAGGTCCTCACCACGGACCAGGGCATTCCCATCTCGGACACGGACAACTCGCTGAAGGCCGGCATCCGCGGCCCCACGCTCCTGGAGGACTTCCACTTCCGGGAGAAGATGATGCGCTTCGACCACGAGCGCATCCCGGAGCGCGCCGTCCACGCGCGGGGCGCGGGCGCCCACGGTTACTTCCAGGTCTACAAGTCGCTGGAGAAGTACACCCAGGCCCGCTTCCTCACCGACCCATCCCTGCGCACGCCGGTGTTCGTGCGCTTCTCCACCGTGGGCGGCTCACGTGGCTCGGCGGACACCGTGCGTGACGTGCGCGGCTTCGCCACCAAGTTCTATACGGAGGAAGGCAACTTCGACCTGGTGGGCAACAACATGCCCGTCTTCTTCATCCAGGACGGCATCAAGTTCCCGGACTTCGTCCACGCGGTCAAACCCGAGCCGCACAACGAAATCCCCCAGGCATCCTCGGCGCATGACTCGCTCTGGGACTTCGTCTCGCTCGTCCCCGAGACGACGCACATGATCATGTGGCTGATGTCCGACCGCGCCATTCCGCGCAGCTTCCGGATGATGGAGGGCTTCGGCGTCCACACCTTCCGGCTGGTCAACGCGGCCGGCAAGGCGAACCTGGTCAAGTTCCACTGGAAGCCGCTACTGGGCAACCACTCGCTCGTGTGGGACGAGGCCCAGAAGCTGTCCGGCAAGGACCCGGACTTCCACCGCCGCGACCTCTGGGAGTCCATCGAGCGCGGTGACTTCCCCGAGTACGAGCTGGGGCTGCAAATCATCCCCGAAGGCGACGAGCTCAAGTACGGCTTCGACCTGCTGGACGCCACCAAGCTGCTCCCCGAGGAGCTGGCGCCGGTGCAGCGCGTGGGCAAGCTGACGCTCAACCGCAACCCGGACAACTTCTTCGCGGAGACGGAGCAGGTGGCCTTCTGCGTGGCCAACGTCGTCCCCGGCATCGACTTCACCAATGACCCGCTGATGCAGGCGCGGCTCTTCTCGTACCTGGACACGCAGCTCACGCGGCTGGGCGGGCCCAACTTCGCGGAGCTGCCCATCAACAAGCCGGTGTGCCCCGTCACCAACCACCAGCAGGACGGCTTCGGGCGGCAGACCATTCCCACGTCGCGCGCCAACTACCACCCCAACTCCCTGGGCGGCGGCTGCCCGGTGCTGGCGAACCCCGCGAGCGCCTTTCGCCACACCCAGGAGCGCGTGGAGGGCCACAAGATTCGCGCGCGCAGCGGCAGCTTCAGCGACCACTTCAGCCAGGCCACCCTCTTCTACAAGAGCCTGTCGAGGCCGGAGCAGGAGCACCTCGTGGCCGCGCTCGAGTTCGAGGTTGGCAAGGTGGAGCGCGTGGAGATTCGCGAGCGCGTGGTGAACCAGATTCTGGTGAACGTTGACCCGGAGCTGGCCGTGCGCGTGGCGCGCGCCGTGGGCGTCACGCCGCCGAAAGCGACCAGGCCCCCCAAGCCGTCCAAGGCCGCGGGCAAGAAGGCGGCACCCTCGGTGGAAGTGTCCCCGGCGCTGAGCATGGAGAACTCGCCGCATGACTCCATCCGGACGCGGAAGATCGCGGCCCTGGTATCGGACGGGTTCGCCGGCAAGGAGCTGGACGGCGTGCGCAAGGTGCTGGAGGAGCGCGGCGCGACGCTGGAGCTGGTGGGCCCCACGCTGAGCCCGGTGACGAGCCAGGAAGGCCGGGAGGAGCGGCCCCTGCGGACCTTCTCCACGGCGTCTTCCGTCATGTACGACGCCGTCTACGTGCCCGGTGGAGAGAAGAGCGTCGCGGCCCTGCTGCGCGTGCCGCTGGCGGTGGACTTCGTGCGCGAGGCCTACGTGCACTGCAAGGCGCTGGCGCTCTCCGCGGACGCCAACACCCTGCTGGACGCCGCGGGCGTGCGCGACCTGGAGGCGCCGCCGAGCAAGGGCCTGGACGCCACGCGCGGCGTCGTCCGCAGCGCGAAGGTGGAGACGAAGGGCTTCGGCCAGCTCTTCACCGAGTCCATCGCCCGCCGCCACTGGGAGCGTGAGGCCCCGCCCCCGGCGTAG
- a CDS encoding sodium:solute symporter, translating to MTGLDWMVLGGTIAFIVAWGLWKSRGTATSDEYLRGGRELKWPTIGLAVMATQASAITFLSVPGQAYEDGMRFVQFYFGLPIAMIIISAVFVPIYYRLNVITAYEYLESRFDLKTRLLGAFLFLIQRGLAAGITIYAPAIILSAILGWPLEPTVIVMGAVVILYTVTGGAKAVSQTQKQQMVVMMGGMVVAAIVIVWRLPEHVSFGKAVDVAGAFGRMNVVSFDFDMQDRYNFWSGITGGLFLSLSYFGTDQSQVGRYLSGRSISESRLGLLFNGVLKIPMQFLILFVGILVFAFYQFNTPPLLFNEALRTRVQGTAQAAEYAALESKWEQVQSGKRAEVERYLSAVDSGDVAAGAASRALLQGRAEEASAVRKEAKDLVSRALPGAETKDSDYIFISFVKRWLPSGLFGLLIAVILSAAMSSIASELTALGTTTTVDFYRRVFQRNASDRHVLVASKLFTVFWGVVAVGFATFASLLDNLIQAVNILGSIFYGTVLGIFLVAFFVKHVRGHAVFAAAVISQATVIALFFLSDVGYLWFNVIGCALVVALSLVMQAVLPRGETPAPAPGA from the coding sequence GTGACGGGGCTCGACTGGATGGTGCTTGGTGGCACCATCGCGTTCATCGTGGCGTGGGGCCTCTGGAAGTCCCGAGGGACGGCCACCAGCGACGAGTACCTGCGCGGCGGCCGCGAGCTGAAGTGGCCCACCATCGGCCTGGCGGTGATGGCCACACAGGCCAGCGCCATCACGTTCCTCTCCGTCCCCGGGCAGGCCTACGAGGACGGGATGCGCTTCGTGCAGTTCTACTTCGGACTGCCGATCGCGATGATCATCATCAGCGCCGTCTTCGTGCCCATCTACTACCGGCTGAATGTCATCACGGCCTATGAGTACCTGGAGTCACGCTTCGACCTGAAGACGCGGCTGTTGGGCGCCTTCCTCTTCCTCATCCAGCGTGGACTCGCGGCTGGCATCACCATCTACGCGCCCGCCATCATCCTCTCCGCCATTCTCGGCTGGCCGCTGGAGCCCACCGTCATCGTCATGGGCGCGGTGGTCATCCTCTACACGGTGACGGGCGGGGCCAAGGCGGTGAGCCAGACGCAGAAGCAGCAGATGGTGGTGATGATGGGCGGCATGGTGGTGGCCGCCATCGTCATCGTCTGGCGGCTGCCGGAGCACGTGTCGTTCGGCAAGGCGGTGGACGTCGCGGGTGCCTTCGGCCGGATGAACGTGGTCAGCTTCGACTTCGACATGCAGGACCGCTACAACTTCTGGTCCGGCATCACCGGAGGACTGTTCCTGTCCCTGTCGTACTTCGGCACGGACCAGTCGCAGGTGGGCCGCTATCTCTCCGGCCGCTCCATCTCCGAGAGCCGGCTGGGGCTGCTCTTCAACGGCGTGCTGAAAATCCCGATGCAGTTCCTCATCCTCTTCGTCGGGATTCTCGTCTTCGCCTTCTACCAGTTCAACACGCCGCCGCTGCTCTTCAACGAGGCGCTGCGCACCCGCGTGCAGGGCACGGCCCAGGCGGCCGAGTACGCCGCGCTGGAGTCGAAGTGGGAGCAGGTCCAGTCCGGCAAGCGCGCGGAAGTGGAGCGCTACCTGTCGGCCGTCGATTCAGGCGACGTGGCGGCAGGGGCGGCGTCGCGGGCGCTGCTTCAGGGCCGCGCGGAGGAGGCGAGCGCCGTCCGCAAGGAGGCCAAGGACCTGGTGTCCCGCGCGCTGCCGGGCGCGGAGACGAAGGACTCCGACTACATCTTCATCTCCTTCGTGAAGCGCTGGCTGCCCAGCGGCCTGTTCGGCCTGCTCATCGCCGTCATCCTCTCCGCGGCCATGAGCTCCATCGCCAGCGAGCTGACGGCCCTGGGCACGACGACGACGGTGGACTTCTACCGGCGGGTCTTCCAGCGCAACGCTTCTGACCGGCACGTGCTGGTGGCGTCGAAGCTGTTCACTGTGTTCTGGGGCGTCGTCGCGGTGGGCTTCGCGACCTTCGCGTCGCTCTTGGACAACCTCATCCAGGCGGTGAACATCCTGGGCTCCATCTTCTACGGCACGGTGCTGGGCATCTTCCTGGTGGCCTTCTTCGTGAAACACGTGCGCGGCCATGCCGTGTTCGCGGCGGCCGTCATCTCCCAGGCGACGGTGATTGCCCTCTTCTTCCTCTCCGACGTGGGCTACCTCTGGTTCAACGTCATCGGCTGCGCGCTGGTGGTGGCGCTGAGCCTGGTGATGCAGGCCGTCCTGCCGCGCGGCGAGACGCCGGCCCCGGCGCCGGGGGCCTGA